One segment of Castanea sativa cultivar Marrone di Chiusa Pesio chromosome 3, ASM4071231v1 DNA contains the following:
- the LOC142628638 gene encoding uncharacterized protein LOC142628638, with protein MCRSFPTTLKGAVREWFTKLPSLSIDNFEQLSSSFLRHFVGGQRPRRPAYHLLTIKQGEKETLRSYVKRFTRETLEVDEADDNVQLTTFKAGLKSREFVVSLTKNPPKTMAEMLLKAQKYMNAEDALAAIRDEGKTNEKGRKEEDNRRG; from the coding sequence ATGTGTCGTTCTTTCCCTACCACTCTCAAAGGGGCCGTGAGGGAATGGTTCACGAAGCTACCCTCCTTGTCTATTGACAACTTTGAACAATTGAGCAGTTCCTTCTTGCGCCACTTCGTTGGGGGACAGCGCCCGAGGAGGCCAGCATACCACTTACTCACTATCAAGCAAGGGGAGAAGGAGACCCTGAGGTCGTACGTGAAGCGCTTTACCCGGGAAACTCTGGAGGTAGACGAAGCTGATGACAATGTGCAGCTAACAACCTTTAAAGCTGGACTAAAATCTAGGGAATTCGTGGTCTCACTCACAAAGAATCCTCCGAAAACAATGGCCGAGATGCTCTTGAAGGCACAGAAGTATATGAATGCAGAAGACGCTTTAGCCGCGATAAGAGATGAagggaaaaccaatgaaaaagGGAGGAAAGAGGAGGACAACAGGAGAGGATGA